DNA sequence from the Desertifilum tharense IPPAS B-1220 genome:
CGCTTGGGGATTTGTTTTTACTCAAAACTTGAATTCCTGTAGAATCTAGTAATAAAATTGCTGCCCCTGGAAAGCTTAATAACCAACTGAGGAATGTAATGGTTAAAGATAGGAGGATTGCATCTTCTACGCTTAAACCAATTCGGCTAAATAGATAAACCCAGAGTCCTTCCTTTAATCCTAATCCCCCTAAAGAGATCGGTAATAGCGTTACCACAACCACAATGGGGATAAAAACTAGCAGGGCGAGGAAAGAAACGGAAATCCCTAACTGTTGGGCAATAAAATAGTGATAGTAGACAATCCCAAACTGAAGAATCAAAGATAGCACCATTGAAGACATTAACGCCTTACGGTGTTGGGCAAATTGCCGTAAAAGGAGTTGGATTTTAGCAAATCTTGCCGCAATTCCCTCTAGGCGAAGTTTGTGTAAAATCGGTTCTGCAATTCGCAATAACTGGGGACTGACAATTAAGAGAACGCCGCCGACTAATGCCCCGACACAACTAAAGAAGATTAAAATAATATCCCATCTGCCAATCAGTTGAAAAGCGGGAGGTAAACCAACCACAGCTAAGGCGGAAAGGGCGGCTAATCCGGTAAATCTTTCTAAAAAGACAGAAACTAAAGCGCCTTCTGAATCGCGAGTAATCTTAGCAACGCGATAGACGCGATAGACATCTCCTCCTAATGCACCGGGAAGGAAAATATTGAGAAACATTCCAGCAAAATAGCTACTCAGAAGTCCTGTCATCGGTACGTTATAGTTTGTTGCTTTTAGCACAATTTGCCAGCGAATGCAACTTAACCATTGCAGAACGGTGTAATAGAGTAAGGCAAAGATAATAAAGGGTAAAGACAGATTTTGAAATTGCTGCCAAGCTTGGGCAAAATCTACGCGAGAAAAAACCCAGATTAATAAGCTAACACTGACAACCGTTTTTAGAATTAAAATCAGCTTCTGTTTCATAAAATGTCCTGTTTGATTAGGCGTTCTCTTGATTCCCTATTCCGAGGGTGAGGGGGGTGAATCATTGCAAATTAGTAATACCCTAAATCTCTCCCTTGGTTGGGTTCTCTGGGGAAAATTCCATCGGAGGCTTGCCAGAGTCTTAAGGTTGTACCGTAGGTATCTAGAACGGGATTGCCTAATGTTTGTAAGGTATTAAAGAATTTGGCAAGTTCGGCATTTTTAGGCAATTGTCGATCGAAGATATGCAACCAAACGCGCGGCGAATCTGTTAAGACTTGATTGAGGCTATCGAGGTTGGTAATAACCTTTCCCCCTTGCCAGCGATCGATTAATTGTCCTTCATTTAAATACACGGCATCAAAGAAAGACATTCGGTGAGGAATGTAATAATCAACGCCTCCTAAAATCACAGAATGAACGGCGGGAATATTAGAAATGACAACATCTCCCGGTTGGCGATGTTCGCGAATATATTCGATAACTTGGGTATGGCGGGGGGTGATGGCTTCTTGATAGCTAGCCAA
Encoded proteins:
- a CDS encoding lysylphosphatidylglycerol synthase transmembrane domain-containing protein translates to MKQKLILILKTVVSVSLLIWVFSRVDFAQAWQQFQNLSLPFIIFALLYYTVLQWLSCIRWQIVLKATNYNVPMTGLLSSYFAGMFLNIFLPGALGGDVYRVYRVAKITRDSEGALVSVFLERFTGLAALSALAVVGLPPAFQLIGRWDIILIFFSCVGALVGGVLLIVSPQLLRIAEPILHKLRLEGIAARFAKIQLLLRQFAQHRKALMSSMVLSLILQFGIVYYHYFIAQQLGISVSFLALLVFIPIVVVVTLLPISLGGLGLKEGLWVYLFSRIGLSVEDAILLSLTITFLSWLLSFPGAAILLLDSTGIQVLSKNKSPSAKFRS